One region of Turicibacter bilis genomic DNA includes:
- a CDS encoding recombinase family protein — MKVALYARVSTEKQIDNYSIPLQLERMQAFCKSKGWNEMSEYIDGGYSGSNLNRPAIEQLQKDICHKKINAVIVYRLDRLSRSQHDTLYLIEKIFLPNNVQFISLSETIDTSTPSGRAMIGVMSVFAQLEREVIIERLRDGQHKMIQEKGLWVGGGLDNPYGYIQVTPGHLKVVEEERQHILRLYEEFIKLKSPTAARKKLEEEGFKKLNHNRIIRILQNRLYLGEVSFKKEWFKGSHEPIISTELFNQAQQIFDENRVASFGKPKKKLFTGKIICSCCGENYVIQYASKTTSSGRIVNYQNYVCRRRKLPARYESKCFNRRIKCSDFQHEIFNRIMNLEMSGEIKIPKPLNFTKQLNQIDRKINKLLDLYMEERLSKDLLNTKLNDLNKQKKEVLMKQQEITEVSEVQKAIKNGIPNLFECDTETQTEIINLFIKKIIVTNESLKIIWNN, encoded by the coding sequence ATGAAGGTAGCATTATATGCTCGTGTATCAACAGAGAAACAGATTGATAATTACAGTATCCCGCTACAACTTGAGCGGATGCAGGCATTTTGCAAATCTAAGGGTTGGAACGAAATGAGTGAGTATATCGATGGAGGTTATAGCGGTTCTAATTTAAACCGTCCCGCGATAGAACAATTACAAAAAGATATTTGTCACAAAAAAATCAATGCCGTAATCGTTTATCGCCTCGATCGATTAAGCCGTAGCCAACACGATACACTTTATTTAATCGAAAAAATATTTTTACCAAATAATGTCCAGTTCATTTCTCTTTCAGAAACGATTGATACTTCCACCCCCTCTGGACGGGCGATGATCGGGGTCATGTCTGTATTCGCTCAACTCGAACGTGAAGTCATTATTGAACGTTTACGAGATGGTCAACATAAGATGATTCAAGAAAAAGGGTTATGGGTTGGAGGCGGACTGGATAATCCCTATGGCTATATTCAAGTAACACCTGGACATTTAAAAGTAGTTGAGGAAGAACGGCAACATATTCTTAGATTGTATGAAGAATTTATCAAACTAAAATCTCCAACTGCGGCTAGAAAAAAACTAGAGGAAGAAGGATTTAAAAAATTAAACCATAATCGTATTATTCGTATTCTTCAAAATCGATTGTATCTCGGAGAGGTATCGTTTAAAAAGGAATGGTTTAAAGGCAGTCATGAACCTATTATATCGACTGAGTTATTCAATCAAGCTCAACAAATCTTTGACGAGAATCGGGTTGCTTCGTTTGGTAAACCTAAAAAAAAGCTATTTACAGGAAAAATTATTTGTAGTTGTTGTGGTGAGAACTATGTTATTCAATATGCGTCAAAAACAACTTCATCAGGTAGAATTGTAAATTACCAAAACTATGTATGCCGTCGGCGTAAACTCCCCGCACGTTATGAGAGTAAATGTTTTAATCGACGAATTAAATGCTCAGACTTTCAACATGAAATTTTCAATCGAATCATGAATTTAGAAATGAGCGGTGAAATCAAAATACCTAAACCACTTAATTTCACCAAACAATTAAATCAAATAGATCGAAAGATAAATAAACTATTAGATCTTTATATGGAAGAACGATTATCTAAAGATTTACTCAACACTAAATTAAATGATTTGAACAAACAAAAAAAGGAAGTTCTAATGAAGCAGCAAGAAATAACAGAAGTTTCAGAAGTTCAAAAAGCTATTAAAAACGGTATTCCTAACCTATTTGAATGCGATACGGAGACGCAAACGGAAATTATCAATCTATTCATAAAAAAAATAATTGTAACTAACGAGAGTTTAAAAATCATTTGGAATAACTAA
- a CDS encoding recombinase family protein, translated as MKVALYARVSTEQQIENYSIPLQKERMKAFCLSKGWDDMTEYVDGGYSGSNLNRPALQQLQKDIADKKINAVIVYRLDRLSRSQRDTLYLIEEMFLPNNVEFISISETIDTSTPFGRAMIGVMSVFAQLERETITERLRSGRLKMVKDEGLWAGGAESCPYGFTRLKRGKLVINEDERAHIVRIFEEYVILKSYIKVQKKLEKEGFKPLAEWRIIPLLKNRVYIGEVSFGGEWYKGAHEPIISTELFNQAQKVNEHLKYKNYGKIKNNVFRQKVVCGLCGENYRSYSQKDLKTQTRYFYMVCCRRKMPARYESKCFNRNIQRTDLEEEIFNRIMNLEVSGEIEFNRKRTPVDYSTKIKALDEKINKILDLYIESGLPKETLDVKLADLNQQKENLITQSKDTDYEITRMEQMIKEGIPNLFECDLDTQTAIVDLFIDKIIVKENSLQIIWNQ; from the coding sequence ATGAAAGTAGCACTGTATGCAAGAGTTTCAACCGAGCAACAAATTGAAAACTACAGCATTCCTTTACAAAAGGAAAGAATGAAAGCGTTTTGTTTATCTAAGGGATGGGATGACATGACGGAGTATGTAGACGGAGGATATAGTGGTTCTAACCTAAACCGCCCTGCGCTCCAACAGTTGCAAAAAGATATTGCTGATAAAAAGATTAATGCCGTGATTGTTTATCGTTTAGATCGGTTAAGTCGTAGCCAACGTGACACGCTCTATTTAATTGAAGAAATGTTTCTTCCTAATAATGTGGAATTCATCTCAATTTCAGAAACGATTGACACCTCTACTCCCTTTGGTCGAGCGATGATCGGCGTGATGTCAGTCTTCGCCCAACTAGAACGAGAAACGATTACCGAACGTTTACGCTCAGGACGATTAAAGATGGTCAAAGATGAAGGTTTGTGGGCAGGTGGTGCTGAGAGCTGTCCCTATGGTTTTACAAGGCTCAAACGTGGAAAATTAGTCATCAACGAGGATGAACGCGCTCATATTGTTAGAATATTCGAAGAATATGTCATATTAAAGTCTTATATTAAAGTTCAAAAAAAGCTTGAAAAAGAAGGATTTAAACCGTTAGCTGAGTGGCGGATTATCCCCCTCTTAAAAAATCGTGTTTATATAGGAGAGGTTTCATTTGGTGGTGAATGGTACAAAGGTGCACATGAACCGATTATCTCGACTGAGTTATTTAATCAAGCACAAAAAGTAAATGAACATTTGAAATATAAAAATTATGGAAAAATAAAAAACAACGTTTTCCGACAAAAAGTAGTTTGTGGACTTTGCGGTGAAAATTATCGATCGTATTCCCAAAAAGATTTAAAAACTCAAACTCGATATTTCTATATGGTTTGTTGTCGCCGTAAAATGCCGGCACGTTATGAGAGTAAATGTTTTAATCGGAATATCCAGCGTACAGACTTAGAAGAAGAAATTTTTAATCGGATCATGAATTTAGAAGTGAGTGGTGAAATTGAATTCAACAGAAAGAGAACGCCAGTTGACTACTCAACGAAAATTAAGGCTCTTGATGAAAAAATCAATAAAATCTTAGATTTATATATTGAGAGTGGACTGCCCAAAGAGACACTTGATGTAAAATTAGCCGATTTAAATCAACAAAAAGAGAATTTAATAACTCAATCAAAAGATACGGATTACGAAATAACACGTATGGAACAAATGATAAAAGAAGGAATACCCAATTTATTTGAATGTGATTTAGATACTCAAACGGCGATTGTTGATTTATTTATTGATAAAATCATTGTTAAAGAAAATAGCTTACAAATTATTTGGAATCAATAA
- a CDS encoding LexA family protein: MNNTEVKDIIKARRIQLGLSYSDLGKLCGVDKTTAWKWELGKIENMRRDKMVLLSKALDISPLVLLGIEEYVSEGTTTYSNDKVSVYHEVFANKFGDVIGEINNPYSSETGHFFALEIEVKDKGMTGLLVDNKVYAIFKKQSVAENGAIVAVALADEKAMIKKYYHFEDVIVLRSPTSENENPITIVGDQVDEICILGKFVGMVSPFVD, translated from the coding sequence ATGAACAATACAGAAGTTAAAGACATTATCAAAGCACGAAGAATACAATTAGGTCTTTCTTATAGTGATTTAGGAAAGCTATGTGGAGTTGATAAGACAACGGCATGGAAATGGGAGTTAGGAAAAATTGAAAATATGAGACGAGATAAAATGGTCCTTCTCTCGAAAGCATTAGACATCTCTCCACTTGTATTGCTTGGGATTGAGGAGTATGTATCAGAAGGTACAACTACTTATTCCAATGATAAAGTCAGTGTTTATCATGAAGTGTTTGCTAATAAGTTTGGGGATGTCATAGGTGAAATTAATAATCCTTATTCTAGCGAAACGGGTCACTTTTTCGCCTTAGAAATTGAAGTGAAGGACAAAGGAATGACGGGACTCCTTGTTGATAATAAGGTTTATGCGATCTTTAAAAAGCAGTCAGTGGCGGAAAATGGAGCAATTGTTGCTGTTGCACTAGCCGATGAAAAAGCAATGATTAAGAAGTATTATCACTTTGAGGATGTCATTGTCTTACGATCACCAACTTCTGAAAATGAGAATCCCATCACAATAGTTGGTGATCAGGTAGATGAGATTTGTATTTTGGGAAAATTCGTTGGGATGGTAAGCCCATTTGTTGATTAA
- a CDS encoding helix-turn-helix domain-containing protein, whose translation MNVALLKYYIGLRGMNLTQFAALLGVNRSFIYAKLRKPDSFSRSDIKLIMQTLDLTPDELLNIFFPDALTKSNDN comes from the coding sequence ATGAATGTTGCATTATTGAAATACTATATTGGATTAAGGGGAATGAATCTCACTCAATTTGCTGCACTGTTAGGGGTTAATAGAAGTTTTATCTATGCTAAGCTGCGAAAACCAGATAGTTTTTCGCGTTCTGACATTAAATTAATTATGCAAACATTAGATTTAACACCCGATGAGCTGTTAAATATTTTTTTCCCTGATGCGTTGACTAAAAGCAACGATAACTAA
- a CDS encoding rolling circle replication-associated protein: MKKKVFDDYDYESFYNQSFHEQTGELLNDGVKSLRGVAYTTATIKAGNQLEVEIYPSFKKEIPEMMRRFKQKKSRESSEQQKNLNDRNAKKKLIRLVHENFYTGDYWCTLTFKEEPQDLETAEKLSKNFFRRINRVRKKKGLENAKYVYVIEEGTTGTERFHLHLIMDNGLTKEEVESKWKLGASTIRTLNYYKEENFIGVCKYMVKDEETYKRTAFRLKGKRRWGSSKGNLVLPKPSKNRTKMSKRKVMDMVLNQDSIGEKLEQDYPMYQFKEVEIRYSDWNGLFYIYARMQSKKLRRRVSERTSRT, encoded by the coding sequence ATGAAGAAAAAAGTATTTGATGATTATGATTATGAGAGTTTTTATAATCAATCCTTTCATGAGCAAACAGGGGAATTATTAAATGATGGTGTGAAGTCGTTAAGGGGAGTGGCTTATACCACAGCAACCATTAAAGCGGGAAATCAGTTAGAAGTAGAGATTTATCCCTCATTTAAAAAAGAGATTCCTGAGATGATGAGACGATTTAAACAAAAGAAAAGTCGTGAGAGTAGTGAGCAACAGAAGAATTTGAATGATCGAAATGCGAAGAAAAAGTTAATACGGTTAGTTCATGAAAATTTTTATACGGGTGATTACTGGTGTACCCTAACGTTTAAAGAGGAACCACAAGATTTAGAAACAGCAGAAAAGTTAAGTAAGAATTTTTTTAGACGGATTAACCGAGTCAGAAAGAAAAAAGGCTTAGAAAATGCGAAGTATGTTTATGTGATTGAAGAGGGAACAACGGGAACCGAGCGATTCCATCTCCATTTAATTATGGATAATGGGTTAACCAAAGAAGAAGTGGAATCCAAGTGGAAACTAGGGGCATCAACCATTCGAACGTTAAATTATTACAAAGAAGAAAACTTCATTGGGGTTTGTAAGTACATGGTAAAGGATGAAGAAACGTATAAAAGAACGGCTTTTAGATTAAAGGGGAAGCGTCGTTGGGGAAGTAGTAAAGGAAATCTTGTGTTACCAAAGCCCTCAAAGAATCGCACCAAAATGAGTAAGCGGAAAGTGATGGATATGGTGTTAAATCAAGATTCGATTGGTGAGAAATTAGAGCAAGACTATCCCATGTATCAATTTAAAGAAGTGGAAATTAGATATAGCGACTGGAATGGTTTGTTTTATATTTATGCACGGATGCAAAGTAAAAAGCTGAGAAGGCGGGTATCCGAACGTACAAGTCGAACCTAG
- a CDS encoding single-stranded DNA-binding protein — MINNIVLVGRTTKMIELKQNKNGTNYVQFTLAVNRPYKDEQGQQQADFITCVAWNKTAETIANYVLKGMMIGIEGRLQVRSYSNEAGVRQYLSEVLVNRFTFLESKKSNNTLESVDTFKAQHDPTTETSYNPYDPNFSNPNYSPTSQNYNNPFTTATTLAGSLNRAMNTTMNSISIHDEVLPF, encoded by the coding sequence ATGATTAATAATATTGTTTTAGTGGGGCGGACCACCAAAATGATTGAATTAAAGCAAAACAAAAACGGGACAAACTATGTGCAATTTACCTTAGCAGTGAATCGCCCCTATAAAGATGAACAAGGGCAACAACAGGCGGATTTTATTACTTGTGTCGCATGGAATAAAACGGCGGAAACCATTGCTAACTACGTTTTAAAAGGAATGATGATTGGGATTGAGGGGCGATTACAAGTCAGAAGTTATAGTAATGAAGCGGGAGTCCGCCAGTATCTATCAGAGGTTTTAGTTAATCGATTCACATTCTTAGAGTCCAAGAAAAGTAATAATACCTTAGAATCAGTAGACACTTTTAAGGCACAACATGATCCCACTACTGAAACAAGTTATAATCCTTATGATCCAAACTTCTCAAATCCTAATTACTCTCCCACCAGTCAAAACTACAACAATCCCTTTACAACCGCTACAACTTTGGCTGGGAGTTTAAATAGGGCAATGAATACTACCATGAATTCTATCTCCATTCATGATGAAGTCTTACCTTTTTAG
- a CDS encoding EcsC family protein — protein sequence MKNNNQYTLPVPIIDVKEEDSLDKLTKRYEKLVEPSKLSKLGGKVIDVLPEPVKKLGTGVGNSISEQELYIQSMKIVADGFKIVEEYAIKFTISEESILKKINEIVPNNNISSLNEVCLARGYDISKLVGSYKTKDIGLAFVEGGITGIFGFAGLPFNLVLSTFLYYRAVQSIAMYYGYDVKNDANELVISSEVFMSALSPRRSDASGLTDIIGKVMLISKATTVKQVAKKGWGEMASRGGVELLIAQMRALAHKSAKKALEKAGKKGLEKSIFKDVFEQIGRKLALKTVQRAVPVISGVIGACFDTAQMNKVLEYADVFYNKRYILEKQYRIDCMVGVINDESIIENMEELNT from the coding sequence ATGAAAAATAATAACCAATATACTCTTCCAGTTCCTATAATTGATGTTAAAGAAGAAGATTCTTTAGATAAGTTGACTAAAAGATATGAGAAGCTCGTTGAGCCTAGCAAATTATCAAAGTTAGGCGGCAAAGTTATTGATGTTCTACCAGAACCAGTCAAAAAATTGGGAACGGGGGTAGGAAATTCTATCTCAGAGCAAGAACTTTATATTCAGTCTATGAAAATAGTTGCAGATGGTTTTAAGATTGTAGAAGAATATGCTATTAAGTTTACAATTAGTGAGGAGTCAATATTAAAAAAAATAAATGAAATAGTTCCAAACAACAATATTTCTAGTTTGAATGAGGTATGTTTGGCAAGGGGATATGATATATCTAAGTTAGTAGGTTCATATAAAACTAAGGACATAGGCCTTGCATTTGTAGAAGGTGGAATAACTGGAATATTTGGATTTGCCGGATTGCCGTTTAACCTAGTATTGAGTACGTTTTTATATTATCGTGCAGTTCAGTCCATTGCTATGTATTATGGTTATGATGTTAAAAATGATGCTAATGAGCTAGTGATATCGAGTGAAGTCTTTATGAGTGCCTTGAGCCCAAGAAGAAGTGATGCCAGTGGCTTAACTGATATAATTGGAAAAGTAATGTTAATAAGTAAAGCAACGACAGTAAAGCAGGTAGCAAAAAAGGGATGGGGAGAGATGGCTTCTAGGGGTGGAGTAGAGTTATTAATTGCTCAGATGAGAGCCTTGGCCCATAAATCTGCGAAGAAAGCACTTGAGAAGGCTGGGAAAAAAGGACTAGAGAAAAGTATTTTTAAAGATGTATTTGAGCAAATTGGTAGAAAACTTGCATTGAAAACCGTTCAACGAGCTGTCCCTGTTATATCAGGTGTTATTGGTGCATGTTTTGATACTGCACAAATGAACAAAGTATTGGAATATGCCGATGTGTTTTATAACAAGCGATATATTTTAGAAAAACAATATAGAATAGATTGTATGGTTGGAGTTATTAATGACGAAAGTATAATTGAAAATATGGAAGAACTTAATACATAA
- a CDS encoding phage terminase small subunit P27 family: protein MENKLRGSYDKVFSAREGLPDEVKRLYEAIAWHLEGADVLSNLDIDCIEMTAYAIYRMRQARQSLDQEGLLIQQGEKLVKNPAANIEKDYQKIFWQGCVQLGLSPVSRAKLSK from the coding sequence ATGGAAAACAAATTAAGAGGAAGTTATGACAAGGTTTTTAGTGCAAGAGAGGGATTGCCTGATGAAGTCAAAAGATTGTATGAGGCGATTGCCTGGCATTTAGAGGGGGCAGATGTGTTAAGTAATTTGGATATTGATTGTATTGAAATGACCGCCTATGCGATTTATCGAATGCGACAAGCAAGACAATCACTAGATCAAGAAGGACTATTGATTCAGCAAGGGGAAAAGCTCGTTAAAAATCCTGCGGCTAACATTGAAAAAGACTATCAGAAGATTTTTTGGCAAGGTTGTGTTCAGTTGGGGCTTAGTCCTGTTAGTCGAGCCAAACTAAGTAAATGA
- a CDS encoding phage holin family protein has product MIATKMIEVFSHEISVPVGGMTLVVFLMICDILSGIFKAIAQKRGINSTIGTNGLIRKAGVLLALLVFIVVDSLVELNFVSLIPSEVLDVFKLQQTCIGLSHVMLGFFGLFELVSLFENLGEVGVPLPNFIMKSVERLKVTLEGEK; this is encoded by the coding sequence GTGATAGCAACCAAAATGATAGAGGTCTTTTCACATGAAATTAGTGTGCCAGTTGGGGGAATGACATTGGTAGTTTTTTTAATGATCTGTGATATTCTCAGTGGAATATTTAAAGCCATCGCTCAGAAGCGGGGCATCAATTCAACCATCGGAACGAACGGACTTATTAGAAAAGCAGGGGTCTTATTGGCGTTATTAGTATTTATTGTGGTAGATTCTCTTGTGGAATTAAACTTTGTTTCGCTCATTCCAAGTGAGGTGTTAGACGTGTTCAAGCTTCAACAGACATGTATTGGACTTAGCCATGTCATGTTAGGCTTTTTTGGACTCTTTGAACTCGTGAGCTTGTTTGAGAATTTAGGGGAAGTTGGGGTACCATTACCAAACTTTATTATGAAATCGGTGGAACGCTTAAAAGTTACATTAGAGGGGGAAAAATAA
- a CDS encoding N-acetylmuramoyl-L-alanine amidase, translated as MYTIKQNLVASENYSVKCPHSMTAEFIVVHNTANDATAENEVAYMIRNKNQVSFHYAVDDQEVVQGVPINRNTWHAGDGNGEGNRKGISIEICYSKSGGTRFDQAEKNAAHFIATLLRERGWGIEKVKKHQDFRNKYCPHRTLDKGWNGFIQMIKSYLNDIPVTSSSFKVGEKVRVKESATQYATGQALAWFVKGSIYEVTKVAGDQLLLSDIISWVWIDDVEKVSANTVIPKSYPFLVEIICDELNIRQKADFNSKVVGTVKRGEVYTITKEENGLGKLKSGVGYISMNPNYIKKK; from the coding sequence ATGTATACTATTAAACAAAATTTAGTCGCATCAGAAAACTATTCGGTAAAATGTCCACATTCCATGACTGCTGAATTTATCGTCGTTCATAATACCGCTAATGATGCAACCGCAGAGAATGAGGTTGCCTATATGATTCGTAATAAAAATCAAGTCTCCTTTCATTATGCCGTCGATGATCAAGAGGTTGTCCAAGGTGTACCGATTAACCGTAATACTTGGCATGCAGGAGATGGGAATGGCGAAGGGAATCGAAAAGGAATTTCCATAGAAATCTGTTATTCTAAATCAGGGGGAACACGCTTTGATCAGGCTGAAAAAAATGCCGCACACTTTATCGCCACTCTTTTAAGAGAGCGAGGTTGGGGTATTGAAAAGGTGAAAAAACATCAAGATTTTAGAAATAAATATTGCCCCCATCGCACCCTTGATAAGGGGTGGAATGGCTTCATTCAAATGATTAAAAGTTATTTAAATGATATACCCGTAACATCATCAAGCTTTAAAGTTGGTGAGAAGGTTCGAGTGAAGGAATCAGCCACACAGTATGCAACAGGACAAGCACTGGCGTGGTTTGTGAAAGGCTCGATTTATGAAGTCACAAAGGTAGCAGGAGATCAACTGTTGTTATCGGATATTATTTCATGGGTTTGGATTGATGACGTGGAAAAGGTGAGTGCTAATACCGTTATTCCAAAATCTTATCCATTCTTAGTTGAGATCATCTGTGATGAACTTAACATTAGACAAAAAGCCGACTTTAATTCTAAGGTCGTTGGAACGGTTAAACGTGGAGAAGTCTACACCATAACTAAAGAAGAAAATGGCTTAGGTAAACTAAAATCAGGCGTTGGATATATTAGCATGAATCCAAATTACATCAAGAAAAAGTAA
- a CDS encoding MBL fold metallo-hydrolase yields the protein MLNKIFNWWKSLSEKQKGLCILFLLLALPIIFVAGLFLFILIPFIVMLVAFILLVLALFKRDKRRQFGISSLIAFIISVSTFSMVDMFMQSDMMNTEEETVNVDQLEESEKETLAVGSIHENETINHLLSELNAKYGIGLTEESFTEKVQDIKVSFQLNGVDISVSDTDKNLFIELNQTVKKDNDGALLEGFRQLMSALSLPISNTDFNKLVSELKTYQYQDYNKYTINDSDFTLNRQELENDEVKLTIKGQLSKADLFKASDVDYKLELGKVETDKKEESNEEIKNETTEQSIQEAGDNSSPVTQQVSGDTKVHFIDTGHSDSVLIENNGKFALIDAGDRDDDTTVKSYLTGQGVKRLEYLIITHFHADHFGAADTVVTDFEVGTTFVSNGNADTQVYQDFINSLSNKGLKPSVPLEGGEVSLGNATLTFYNTRGGNSNENNNSLVTLLQSGSRQALFTGDAESQVEANLTNIGDVDLFKAGHHGSDTSNTSSLLNRIKPEHVVIMAGANNKYGHPSAEVMNRFKSLGIPVYRTDEQGTIIVTLSEDGVSVDKEPGSYKSGDGTQSSSSTSSNSSNSTSSEASSNSSNSTSSESSSQESTTTQNKDDNPNGVHNQQSTAPQQSYQNCTLLRQDYPDGVPQGHPAYASKHDRDKDGWACER from the coding sequence GTGTTAAACAAGATTTTTAATTGGTGGAAAAGTCTAAGTGAAAAACAAAAAGGGCTATGTATCTTATTTTTACTACTAGCATTACCTATTATTTTTGTAGCAGGTCTATTTCTATTTATACTTATTCCATTTATTGTAATGCTTGTAGCGTTTATTTTACTAGTTTTAGCATTATTCAAACGCGATAAAAGAAGACAGTTTGGAATATCATCGCTAATAGCTTTTATTATTTCAGTATCAACATTTTCTATGGTAGATATGTTTATGCAATCAGATATGATGAATACTGAAGAAGAAACTGTTAATGTTGATCAACTTGAAGAATCTGAAAAAGAAACTTTAGCAGTAGGTTCGATACATGAAAATGAGACAATCAATCATTTACTCAGTGAGTTAAATGCTAAGTATGGAATTGGCTTAACTGAAGAATCTTTTACCGAGAAGGTACAAGATATTAAGGTATCATTTCAGCTTAATGGCGTAGATATTTCAGTTAGTGATACAGATAAGAATCTGTTTATTGAACTGAATCAAACGGTTAAAAAAGATAACGATGGTGCATTGCTTGAAGGGTTTAGACAACTAATGTCGGCTTTAAGTTTACCGATTTCAAATACTGATTTTAATAAATTAGTATCTGAGTTAAAGACATATCAGTATCAAGATTATAACAAATATACGATTAATGATTCAGATTTTACACTTAATCGTCAAGAGTTAGAAAATGATGAAGTCAAATTAACAATTAAAGGTCAATTATCTAAAGCGGACTTGTTCAAAGCTTCAGATGTTGATTATAAATTAGAGTTAGGTAAAGTTGAAACAGATAAAAAAGAAGAGTCTAATGAGGAAATTAAAAACGAGACAACAGAGCAATCAATTCAAGAAGCGGGAGATAATAGTTCACCTGTAACTCAACAAGTTTCAGGTGATACAAAAGTTCACTTTATTGATACTGGTCATTCAGATTCGGTTTTAATTGAGAATAATGGAAAGTTTGCTTTAATTGATGCGGGAGATCGAGATGATGATACTACAGTTAAGTCTTATTTAACTGGACAAGGTGTTAAACGTTTAGAATATCTCATTATTACTCATTTCCATGCTGATCATTTTGGTGCAGCAGATACAGTTGTGACAGACTTTGAAGTGGGAACAACATTTGTTTCAAATGGAAATGCTGATACACAAGTCTATCAAGATTTTATTAATTCCTTGTCAAATAAAGGTTTAAAACCAAGTGTTCCATTAGAAGGTGGAGAGGTTTCTTTAGGAAATGCCACATTAACCTTCTATAATACAAGAGGTGGAAATTCTAATGAAAATAATAATTCATTAGTAACGCTTCTTCAAAGTGGTTCAAGACAAGCATTATTTACAGGTGATGCAGAAAGCCAAGTTGAAGCAAACTTAACCAACATTGGAGATGTTGATTTATTCAAAGCAGGACATCATGGTTCTGACACAAGTAATACATCTAGTTTATTAAACCGTATTAAACCTGAACACGTAGTTATTATGGCAGGTGCTAATAATAAGTATGGACATCCAAGTGCTGAGGTAATGAATCGTTTTAAAAGCTTAGGAATTCCTGTTTATCGAACAGATGAACAAGGCACAATCATTGTTACTTTAAGTGAAGATGGTGTCTCAGTAGACAAAGAACCGGGAAGCTATAAATCAGGAGATGGAACACAAAGCTCAAGTAGTACATCAAGCAATTCATCGAATAGCACATCAAGTGAAGCGTCAAGTAATTCATCAAATAGTACGTCAAGTGAATCATCTAGTCAAGAGTCTACAACAACTCAAAATAAAGACGATAATCCAAATGGAGTACATAATCAACAATCAACAGCTCCTCAACAGTCTTATCAAAACTGTACATTACTAAGACAAGATTATCCAGATGGTGTGCCACAAGGACATCCAGCCTATGCATCGAAGCATGATCGAGACAAAGATGGTTGGGCATGTGAACGTTAG